GATGAGGCGGGATACGGCAAGCATCCGTTTGCACAACCGCTGCCAATTGACTGGGCGCCCAAAAGGGTTTCTAAGAAAGTTCCAGATTTCTAGAATTTGTTTTAGGCAAATGGCTTCTATGGGAGAAATTCCTGGGATTGTCAAGTCTAGCTGGTGAGCTTCAGAGGGCGGGTTCTCCTGCCCTCTGATAGAGTTTTCCTCGTCTATTCCTTCGTTTCCTTAAGGTCTTCTGCCCGCTTCCAGTTCTTCATGCCCTTTTTCCAGACCCATATTTTCTTCCAGTCATCGGCCCTAGGGCTTAAGGTTTTTATCTTCTTATAAAGATCTTGGCGAGGCATGGGGCCTATGGCTTGTTTGTTGAGGTCCAGATAAAACCAACAATCTTCCTCAATCGGTTTTTCCACATCTTCCTTTTGAGACTTATCTAGAATGAAGTGGGTATCAGGAGAAAGAAAAAGGTCGTCATTTATGTTTTCAGGATCTGAGGAATCCAAGGTTTCTAAAAAATCTGTATCGTTTCTGGTGTCTGAATCTTCTTGCTCTTGATCAATCTTTGGAGGTAAAATGAGGAGGAGGAAAATTCCGAAGAAGCCTAGAAAAAGAGTTCCCAGGAACCATCCTACGGGGCTTCTTCCTTTCCGGATAGCCAAGTAGGCGCCAAAAAAGGCTACGATTGCATAGAAAATAAAAAAGAAACCAGGAAGGATTGAGGGTAGCATATTAACCGCTTGAATATTAGACTATCATCTAAATCTTATTATTTCTGTGATGTCTATTTCGCGCTAGTGAAATAGACCAAAAAGGGAGTACTTTTATGGGAGAAAAGCAAAGTTTGAAGCTGGATGTAAAGGAGATTGAGTTCCCTGAAACAGTTTTTAGCCGTGATATTGAAACTCGAGTTATTCAGGTAATCATTCTGCATTGTCTAGCAAAAATTGAAGGAGTTTCTCTGTTAGGAGGAAATTTAATCGATACCTTGTTCGGAAGAGATATAGAAAGAATGAAGGGAATCTATGTCGAGCAGGATACCAAGAATCATTTGGTTAAAGTTAAGGTAGAGGTTAATGTGGAATATGGAGTGTCCATCCCAGAAAAAACTGATGAAATTCAGGGAAAAGTTGTCTCGGAAATTTCCGAATTCACGGGGTTGCATGTGGCTTCTGTTCACGTCATTATCAAAGGATTAAGTCAACCTAAAGATAAGAATGCGGAAGATGCAGGTAGAGAGGAGATAGATGAAGGAGAAAAGGACTTAGTTGAACCCTTACTGTTAGGTGAGGGGGAAGAGGAAATCATAGAATAAGTACGTGTTACTCCACTCTTTGACTTTTCTAGTAGCGGGTTTGGTGATTAAAAGAATCACCAGGCCGCGTTTATTGTTCTGTATGACCATTCTTTAGGGCATATTCAGTGATGCTGAGGACGTCCCTCTTCGTAATCCCTGGGACAGATAGTAATTCCTCTGGAGTTGCAGCGAGGATCGCCGAAGGGCTTTTGAAGAGTTTCAATAGATTGGCCATTTTGATTTTGCCTATTCCGCGAATTTTTATTTGAGATTGTAAGGAAGACTTAGCTCTCACTTTCCTGTGAAAAGATAATACGAACCTGTGAGCTTCATCTCGCAAGCGTTGCAAGAAGTGTAACAAAGGTGAGTGTGGGGGGAGGAGAATTCCTTTTGGGAAATAGGAACAAAAGATGCTTTCTTTTAAAAGGCCTTTCCCGTGGTTACCTTGTTCTTTACTTATTGCTAAGAGATCGATGTTAGAGATGCCTAATTCTTCAAGAGCCTGTTTGGCTGCTGCGAAGTGACCTTTTCCCCCGTCAATAATTATTAGATCCGGTATTTTAAGGGGTCTAGATAAATTAAATCTTTTCTGAAGAATCTCTTTGACAAAGGCATAATCATTTGCCTTATTTGAGGTGCTGATGAGAAAAGTTCTGTAATCTTGCTTTATAAATTGATTATTTTCTAATACAACTAATCCGCCAACAGCTTGAGATCCAGATGTGTGAGCATTGTCGTAACATTCTACTCTATTAGGAAGTCTGGATAGGTGCAACAGTTCTTTAAGTCGTGAACAGAGTGAAAATTCCTCTTCTTTTGATTTAAAATACTCTCTAGCATTTTGAATAGCTAAAGCGACCATGTTTTTTTTATAGCCTCTCTGGGGGCAGAGGATTTTTACGGGGGGGCTTTTTCGCAGAATCTTTGAGAGGACTTTTGGAAGGGGAATCGGAACTAAAATTTCTTGGGGTAGTTGAAAAGAGTCCTCATAGTATTGTACTAAAAAGGAAGTCAATAAATCAGCTTCTTCCTGAGCATTTTCTCGAAAGAAAAAGTGCTTGGCTCCCAATAGTTTTCCTGATCGGAAAGATAAAAGAGTGATAATGACTGACTCTAGGTTTTTAAAAACACCAATGACGTCGATGTCAAAATTGGCGTGACGTTCAACATGCTGGTTAGACAAAGATTTTTTTATCAAAGTTAACGTTCTGTGAACGACTGCTGCCTTTTCAAATTCTAAATTTTCGGACAGGTTTTGCAATTTTTTTTCTAGGAGTTTTATTACCTGAGTTTTTTTCCCAGCGAGAAATAAGGAAGCTTCTTTAATCAATAATTGATATTCCTCGGAGGAGGTATAGCCAACGCAGGGGGCTACACATTTTTTCATGTCGTAAAGTATGCAAGGTCGTTTTCTACTGCTAAACTCTTTGTCAGAACAGGTGCGTAAGGGGAAAAAATTGCAAATTGTCTCTAAAAGTACTTTACAGGCTTCGGAGTTAACATAGGGGCCAAATAAAGAGATTTTTTTATTCTGCTTGGACAGAGCGCGAGTTCGAATTAAGCCAATTTTCGGCCATGGATGTTCTCGATCAATGAGCAGATAAAAAAACGTTTTATCATCTTTTAATAAAATGTTGTATTTAGGTGAATGTTTTTTTATTAAGTTGTTTTCTAAAAGAATAGCTTCGGTTTCATTAGATACGGAAATTGTTTCTATGTCACTTACTTTTTCTAACAGATAGGGGATATGTTCTCTGGAATCTTTGTTTGTAGAAAAGTATGACGAAACACGCTTGCGTAGATTTTTGGCTTTCCCTACATACAATACCGTGCCTGCAGAATCTTTCATGAGGTAAACACCGGGAGATTCTGGAATAACTTTGGTAGATATAGGCATTAGAGGAGCTTAAAAAATAGTTAGTTGCATAGATCTTTCTTTATTACGAGGCTTGGAGTCTTCTTTTGTTTCCATAGAAGACAACAAAACTTGAGCTCTAGCTACCACAGATAAAGGAAACCCAGCTAGCTTTGCAACGTGTATGCCGAAACTTTTATTTGAGGGGCCTTTAATAATTTTGTAAAGAAAAACTGGCTGCGCATTGGACTCATTAATCCCTGCGTGAAAATTCTCTACTTGAGGGAATGAATCCTCCAAATTTGTTAATTCTTTGTAATGAGTCGCAAACAAGGTTTTTGCTTTTCGCCCTTCTGTAGTTAATAAATATTCTATTACCGCTTGCGCGATTGCTATGCCATCATAAGTGCTTGTACCTCTACCAATCTCATCTAAGATTACAAGAGAACGAGACGTAGCATTATGGAGAATGTTTGCTGTTTCTGCCATCTCTACCATAAATGTGGACATACCTTTAGTGAGATTGTCTCCAGCGCCGATGCGGGTGAAAATTTTGTCAATGATACCTATGTGAGCAGATTCTGCAGGTATAAAGGAACCCATTTGCGCCATTATCACTAGCAGGGCAGTTTGTCGTATATAGGTTGATTTTCCTGCCATATTAGGACCAGTAAGGATCATCATACGAGTTTTTGTTCCACGCATAATGGTGTCGTTAGGGATAAATGTAGAACTAGGTAGAAGTTGTTCAACAACGGGGTGCCGGCCTTTATGGATAATTAAATTATCCCCGTTATCTATTAAGGGACGGCAGTAGTTTTCATTGGACGCCAACGTAGCCAATGAATAAACGTAGTCCAGCCGAGCAATTCCCTCGGCCAAAGACAGGATAGCGTTTTTTTCCTTAGCTATGTCTTCACAAAGCTCCTTGAACAGCAAGGCTTCTAAAGCTTGTAGATTTTCTTCTGCATGAAGAGTCTTATCTTCAAATTTTTGTAACTCTTCTGTAACAAAACGTTCGGCGTGCATCCGGGTCTGTCTGCGGATGAAAGTAGAAGGAAGTCCAGACGCTTGCTCTTTGCTGGCTTCGATGTAATATCCCATCAAATTGTTAAAACATACCTTTAGTCGCTTCCCAGTTTCTTGCCGAATTTTTTCTTGATAATCTTTGACCCATGCTTGGGCATGGATCCTAGCGTTACGTAGTTCCTCTATTTCTGGGTGATAATTGTCCTTAAATACGCCACCTTCGGATACTCTTAGGGGGAGTTCTGATAATAATGCGCCCTCTAAGCGGTCGGATAGAGGAATTAAAGTTTCTGTTATTTCAAATGGGAGAGAAAGAAATTCAGGGAGAGCGTAAGAAACTAGCTTATCAAAGATCTCTAAAGAACTGGATAGAGAATTCTTCAGTGTTCCCAAATCTTTGGGAGTAGCTAACTGTGTCGCCACCCTAGTGACTAATCTTTCAAAATCACGTACTTCTTTAAGGCGGACCTGCAAAAATTTTCTTAGGTCCTTCCTATACAGTAGAAACTCAACGGCGTCTTGGCATGCTAGAATGCGATTCTTATCGTAAAAGGGCCGGATAATTCTATTTCTTAATAACCTTCCTCCCATAGGAGTGAGAGTTTGGTCCATGATGGATAGTAGAGAAGAAGCTCGGATATCATCGTTGGATGATCGTAATAGTTCTAGATTAATTTGGGATGCCTTATCAACCGATAAGTATTCTTTTTCGCTGTGTGAGGAAATTTTTGAAACATGATCTAAGGGAAGTAAAAGTTTGTCATGAATGTAAGATAGTAGGCCTCCTGAAGCATTTACTGCTGGAACGGCGCCTTTAAGTCCAAATCCATCCAAGGTGGATACTTTAAAATGCTTAGTTAGTGTTGCATAAGCCAACTTGTGGTCAAAGGTCCAATCTGAATAAACGGAGATGGATAAATTAACCTGGGTTTGGATTTTTTCTAATTCATCACAGTGTTTTTGGGAGAACTTTTCTGAGATTAAAAGTTCTTTGGGTTGTAAGCGAAAAATTTCTTCATGGAGATTTTTAATAGAGTCATACTCGCAAGCGGTAAAAGAACCAGTGGAAATATCTAGAGCTGCGAGGCCAAACAGGGAGCCCACTCTATCCAAAGCTACAATATAGTTATTAGCTTTTTCCGAGAGCAATGATGAATTTAATAGAGTTCCAGGCGTAATGAATCGAGAAATGTCTCTGTTCATTGGACCTTTGGTGGAAGATTTAGATTCTTGCTCAGCTATTGCAACCTTAAATCCCTTCGCAACTAGTTTGTCAACATAGGAGTCTATGTGCAAAACAGGGATTCCCGCCATAGGAATTCCCTGTCTTTGCGTCAGCGTTAGTTCTAGATTGTCTGCCAAAAGTTTTGCATCTTCATAGAAGGCTTCATAAAAGTCGCCAAGCCTGAACAACAACAAGGACTCTCCGGCTTTTCTTTTACAGTTGTGCCACTGCTCCATCATCGGGGTTAGCTTCTTTTCTACGGTCATAAGGCCACAAGATAATTGAAATTCTCGAGGGATGGTAATAATTCTACTCTGTTTATATTCACTCTGGGTATTATATCTACTGAAGGGTTTAAGTTTCTACTATTGCTAGTATTGCTAGATGACAAGCATTTCTGTTGCTTGTGATTTCGTGTTGCTCTCAAATTTTGAGGTGTTGAAATGTACACAGAAGAAAGTTTAGATAATTTGAGACAATCTTTAGATGTTGTGGAGGTATTATCAGAGTACATTTCTCTAAAGAAATCTGGAGCTACTTACAAAGCTTGTTGCCCTTTTCATAGCGAGAAAACTCCTTCCTTTATAGTGAATCCATCGACTTCCCGATATCGCTGTTTTGGGTGTGGAGCAAGTGGCGATGCTCTAACTTTCCTCATGCAACATCAGGGATATTCATTTACAGAGGCCGTTATTCTTTTGGCGAAAAAATTTCGGGTGAACTTGGTTTTGCAGGCCAAAGAAGGGATTCAAGAGTCTAGTAATGAGAAAAATGAACTTAGGGAAGCTTGTTTAGAAGTTGAAAAAATTTTTTGTTATTGCATTCGATTTTTGCCCGAAGGTCATCAAGCTCAAAAATATTTGTTTTCTAGAGGAATAGCTCCAGATACTATAAAAAGGTTTCGCATAGGCTATGCTCCAAGCAGTGAGCTTTTTCTTCAGATGGCTAGGGAAAAAGGTATCCGCAAGGATCTTCTAGCACGGGCTGGAATCATCAAGGAGAAGCATTTGCTCTTTGCTAATCGCATTACCTTCCCAATTCGGGATCTTTTG
This sequence is a window from Chlamydiifrater volucris. Protein-coding genes within it:
- the rpsN gene encoding 30S ribosomal protein S14, with the protein product MAKKSAIAREKKRRKLVDRNFKKRSELRALAKSLFASEEEKEQARIALNKMRRDTASIRLHNRCQLTGRPKGFLRKFQISRICFRQMASMGEIPGIVKSSW
- a CDS encoding TIGR04086 family membrane protein codes for the protein MLPSILPGFFFIFYAIVAFFGAYLAIRKGRSPVGWFLGTLFLGFFGIFLLLILPPKIDQEQEDSDTRNDTDFLETLDSSDPENINDDLFLSPDTHFILDKSQKEDVEKPIEEDCWFYLDLNKQAIGPMPRQDLYKKIKTLSPRADDWKKIWVWKKGMKNWKRAEDLKETKE
- a CDS encoding Asp23/Gls24 family envelope stress response protein, translated to MGEKQSLKLDVKEIEFPETVFSRDIETRVIQVIILHCLAKIEGVSLLGGNLIDTLFGRDIERMKGIYVEQDTKNHLVKVKVEVNVEYGVSIPEKTDEIQGKVVSEISEFTGLHVASVHVIIKGLSQPKDKNAEDAGREEIDEGEKDLVEPLLLGEGEEEIIE
- the uvrC gene encoding excinuclease ABC subunit UvrC translates to MPISTKVIPESPGVYLMKDSAGTVLYVGKAKNLRKRVSSYFSTNKDSREHIPYLLEKVSDIETISVSNETEAILLENNLIKKHSPKYNILLKDDKTFFYLLIDREHPWPKIGLIRTRALSKQNKKISLFGPYVNSEACKVLLETICNFFPLRTCSDKEFSSRKRPCILYDMKKCVAPCVGYTSSEEYQLLIKEASLFLAGKKTQVIKLLEKKLQNLSENLEFEKAAVVHRTLTLIKKSLSNQHVERHANFDIDVIGVFKNLESVIITLLSFRSGKLLGAKHFFFRENAQEEADLLTSFLVQYYEDSFQLPQEILVPIPLPKVLSKILRKSPPVKILCPQRGYKKNMVALAIQNAREYFKSKEEEFSLCSRLKELLHLSRLPNRVECYDNAHTSGSQAVGGLVVLENNQFIKQDYRTFLISTSNKANDYAFVKEILQKRFNLSRPLKIPDLIIIDGGKGHFAAAKQALEELGISNIDLLAISKEQGNHGKGLLKESIFCSYFPKGILLPPHSPLLHFLQRLRDEAHRFVLSFHRKVRAKSSLQSQIKIRGIGKIKMANLLKLFKSPSAILAATPEELLSVPGITKRDVLSITEYALKNGHTEQ
- the mutS gene encoding DNA mismatch repair protein MutS — protein: MTVEKKLTPMMEQWHNCKRKAGESLLLFRLGDFYEAFYEDAKLLADNLELTLTQRQGIPMAGIPVLHIDSYVDKLVAKGFKVAIAEQESKSSTKGPMNRDISRFITPGTLLNSSLLSEKANNYIVALDRVGSLFGLAALDISTGSFTACEYDSIKNLHEEIFRLQPKELLISEKFSQKHCDELEKIQTQVNLSISVYSDWTFDHKLAYATLTKHFKVSTLDGFGLKGAVPAVNASGGLLSYIHDKLLLPLDHVSKISSHSEKEYLSVDKASQINLELLRSSNDDIRASSLLSIMDQTLTPMGGRLLRNRIIRPFYDKNRILACQDAVEFLLYRKDLRKFLQVRLKEVRDFERLVTRVATQLATPKDLGTLKNSLSSSLEIFDKLVSYALPEFLSLPFEITETLIPLSDRLEGALLSELPLRVSEGGVFKDNYHPEIEELRNARIHAQAWVKDYQEKIRQETGKRLKVCFNNLMGYYIEASKEQASGLPSTFIRRQTRMHAERFVTEELQKFEDKTLHAEENLQALEALLFKELCEDIAKEKNAILSLAEGIARLDYVYSLATLASNENYCRPLIDNGDNLIIHKGRHPVVEQLLPSSTFIPNDTIMRGTKTRMMILTGPNMAGKSTYIRQTALLVIMAQMGSFIPAESAHIGIIDKIFTRIGAGDNLTKGMSTFMVEMAETANILHNATSRSLVILDEIGRGTSTYDGIAIAQAVIEYLLTTEGRKAKTLFATHYKELTNLEDSFPQVENFHAGINESNAQPVFLYKIIKGPSNKSFGIHVAKLAGFPLSVVARAQVLLSSMETKEDSKPRNKERSMQLTIF